Proteins from a genomic interval of Polaribacter sejongensis:
- a CDS encoding RagB/SusD family nutrient uptake outer membrane protein: MKKTILTIIGVLFLGIISCSEEFTENPRINVDDLDTFFLEEENVESAVIGIYDLMQFNYAVDWSSVFLVKLLPGDDANAAGGNADDQSQLQAIDDYVDVSSSNASITSVWDLFYRTISLSNLVINNIADSDLSNKNRALAEAKFMRAWCYFELTTMFGEVPLRLTVPEKAEDFGIVKSSRADIYTQIELDLTAAIADLPGKGASDSFRATKETAEALMGKVLVFQEKYSESIPYFESVINNPAIDLEANPADVWSINHEFGKESLFEIGYISTTARDWGNFAWGGRNESNLHIQLMGPRGDGIFDLTGTDLINGWGFNLPSEKLINAFEDAGDTDRKAATIMTEAELIDAGGSVNASLATGGVIWDYEGAIRIKYATKSEDTSEDGIKELNYSTNFRLFRYAEVLLLAAEAYNKDGQDSKARTELDKVRNRAGLGNINSNTSGTDLFDAIVNEKFLELAHEGQRFWDLVRWGKAATELSGTGYTSKNDLFPIPITEIDKNSELTIADQNPGY, encoded by the coding sequence ATGAAAAAAACAATTTTAACAATTATTGGAGTTCTTTTTCTAGGGATTATATCTTGTAGCGAAGAATTTACAGAAAACCCAAGAATAAATGTTGATGATTTAGACACCTTTTTTCTTGAAGAGGAGAATGTAGAATCTGCTGTTATAGGCATCTATGATTTAATGCAATTTAATTATGCTGTAGACTGGAGTAGTGTTTTTTTAGTAAAGCTGCTTCCTGGAGACGATGCAAATGCTGCAGGTGGTAATGCAGACGATCAGTCTCAACTGCAAGCTATAGATGATTATGTAGATGTATCTTCTTCTAATGCTTCGATAACTAGTGTTTGGGATCTTTTTTACAGAACTATCTCATTATCAAACCTAGTTATAAACAACATTGCAGATAGTGATTTAAGTAACAAAAACAGAGCTTTAGCTGAAGCGAAGTTTATGAGAGCTTGGTGTTATTTCGAATTGACAACCATGTTTGGTGAAGTTCCTTTAAGATTAACAGTACCAGAAAAAGCAGAAGATTTTGGAATCGTAAAATCATCTAGAGCAGATATATATACCCAAATTGAACTAGATTTAACTGCTGCAATTGCAGATTTACCAGGCAAAGGAGCATCAGATAGTTTTAGAGCAACAAAGGAAACTGCAGAAGCACTAATGGGTAAAGTACTCGTTTTTCAAGAAAAGTATAGCGAATCAATTCCATATTTTGAATCTGTAATTAATAATCCTGCTATCGATTTAGAAGCAAACCCTGCAGATGTTTGGAGTATTAATCATGAATTTGGAAAAGAATCATTATTCGAAATAGGATATATTTCTACAACTGCAAGAGATTGGGGTAACTTTGCTTGGGGAGGTAGAAATGAAAGTAATCTACACATTCAATTAATGGGACCAAGAGGAGATGGGATCTTTGATCTTACTGGTACAGATCTTATTAATGGATGGGGATTTAACTTACCATCAGAAAAATTAATAAATGCTTTTGAAGATGCAGGAGACACAGACAGAAAAGCTGCAACTATTATGACAGAAGCTGAGTTAATTGATGCAGGCGGAAGCGTAAATGCGTCACTAGCTACAGGAGGAGTAATTTGGGATTATGAAGGAGCTATAAGAATAAAATACGCAACAAAATCTGAAGACACAAGTGAAGACGGTATTAAAGAATTAAATTACAGTACTAATTTTAGGTTATTTAGATATGCAGAAGTTTTATTATTAGCTGCAGAAGCATATAATAAAGACGGGCAAGACTCTAAAGCAAGAACAGAATTAGATAAAGTTAGAAATAGAGCTGGTTTAGGTAATATTAATAGTAACACTAGTGGTACCGATTTATTTGATGCTATTGTAAATGAAAAATTCTTAGAATTAGCACACGAAGGTCAACGTTTTTGGGACTTAGTGAGATGGGGGAAAGCAGCAACAGAATTGTCTGGTACTGGCTATACTTCTAAAAATGATCTATTCCCTATTCCAATTACCGAAATAGATAAAAACTCAGAATTAACAATTGCAGATCAGAACCCAGGATATTAA
- a CDS encoding SusC/RagA family TonB-linked outer membrane protein produces the protein MQNVFSQSKTITGQVTDSAGNTLPGVSVVIKGTIKGTNADFEGNYSIANVSPENELVFSYLGMNSQTILVGTSTKIDVILQDNLESLDEIVVVGYGSKKKSLVTGAISSIDSKQIKSSSNQRVESVLQGRTSGVTVSSSSGSPGSGAKIRIRGAGSSGNSEPLFIVDGMKASSIADIAPSDIANIEILKDAASAAIYGTEGANGVVIITTKRGRKGGLQVSFNSQIGVQFLKTDMELMNASQFVQYMNEAGLTSVTDNGYDTDWIEETFSPAIMHRNDINLSGATEKFSYFTSASHLDQDGIVGNGNSSFKRSTFRVNLKGDVAKWLEVGVNSTYSSSDKSGIQENSDTRGVIQNMLILDPLTPVTYANGSVPQSVIDRSNTNGVPVLKDANGNVYGYPSYSTGEVVNPVAYANNINKTTVDAYQFLTSAYLKFKPFEGFSFTTRFGYDKNQWDTRNMINPYYVSSEASNTTYSGSQNVVESKRWLWENFASYEKALGNHNFVLLAGYSAEETRVTTPTSRSGSASIADFVGFNFDLPEFNTQVNQIDPSPDNMVSIFGRLSYDYLGKYLFEASIRRDKSDKFPIANKAGTFPAFSAGWVASNEDFWNRESKIDYLKLRASWGQNGSRSNLNGNSDKTYITSIINGQNIDYLGNIGAQITGYSNLNLVWETSEQLDLGVDLRALDNRLTFAADYYKKTTRDAIINDGSLITPGSAGFLSNEFNSGTIENKGFEFELGYGDTTQSGLSYNINANLSTLQNKVTEILFVPEGTSLAGAGAPQNPDGITRFTEGQPSWYFYGYETDGIDTATGEVIKVDTNKDGSITNADKTNIGSPHPDVLFGGNISLAYKAFDFNLQFQGTLGNDIISTYHQPSRPITNKPVHFFNERWTQPGDVATYPGAANVIASYDTDLMVEDGSFMRIKQIQFGYSLPENTIEKMHINNLRFYVSLDDFFTFTGYKGLDPEIGNFNYNSIGVDRGFYPTAAKVVFGLSLDF, from the coding sequence ATGCAGAATGTTTTTTCGCAAAGCAAGACAATTACTGGTCAGGTAACGGATTCCGCAGGAAACACTTTACCGGGAGTATCAGTTGTAATTAAGGGAACTATTAAAGGTACAAATGCAGATTTTGAGGGAAATTACTCAATAGCAAACGTTTCTCCAGAAAATGAGTTAGTTTTTTCTTATTTAGGAATGAATTCTCAAACAATTCTTGTGGGAACTAGTACAAAGATAGATGTAATTTTACAAGACAACCTAGAGTCTTTAGACGAGATTGTAGTTGTTGGGTATGGTAGTAAGAAAAAGAGTTTAGTTACCGGAGCAATTTCCAGTATCGACTCTAAACAAATTAAAAGTTCTTCTAATCAAAGAGTAGAGTCTGTATTACAAGGTAGAACATCTGGTGTTACGGTATCGTCTTCTTCTGGTTCACCAGGTTCTGGAGCAAAAATAAGAATTCGTGGTGCGGGTTCTAGTGGAAATTCAGAGCCTTTATTTATAGTAGATGGTATGAAAGCATCATCTATTGCAGATATTGCTCCTTCAGATATTGCAAATATCGAAATACTAAAAGATGCTGCTTCTGCTGCTATCTATGGTACAGAAGGTGCAAATGGTGTAGTTATTATAACAACTAAAAGAGGACGAAAAGGAGGATTACAAGTGTCTTTTAATTCTCAAATAGGTGTTCAATTTTTAAAAACAGATATGGAGTTAATGAATGCTTCACAATTTGTTCAGTACATGAACGAAGCAGGATTAACAAGTGTAACAGACAATGGCTATGATACAGATTGGATAGAAGAAACCTTCTCTCCTGCCATTATGCACAGAAATGACATTAACCTATCTGGAGCTACAGAAAAATTTTCTTATTTTACTTCTGCCTCTCATTTAGATCAAGATGGTATTGTTGGTAATGGAAACTCTTCATTTAAAAGATCTACTTTTAGAGTAAACTTAAAAGGGGATGTTGCTAAATGGTTAGAAGTAGGTGTTAATTCTACCTATTCTTCTTCAGATAAGAGTGGGATTCAAGAAAATAGTGACACTAGAGGTGTAATTCAAAATATGCTTATTTTAGATCCATTAACACCCGTCACTTATGCTAACGGTTCCGTACCACAATCTGTTATAGACCGTTCTAACACAAATGGTGTTCCGGTATTAAAAGATGCAAATGGTAATGTTTATGGATACCCAAGTTATTCTACTGGAGAGGTTGTAAATCCTGTTGCCTATGCAAATAACATTAACAAAACTACTGTAGATGCTTATCAATTTTTAACCTCTGCTTATTTAAAATTTAAACCTTTTGAAGGCTTTTCTTTTACAACAAGATTTGGATATGACAAAAATCAATGGGATACAAGGAACATGATCAATCCATATTATGTTTCTTCAGAAGCATCAAACACAACGTATTCTGGTTCTCAAAACGTTGTAGAATCTAAAAGATGGTTATGGGAAAATTTTGCTTCTTATGAGAAAGCCTTAGGGAATCATAATTTTGTTTTATTAGCAGGATATTCTGCAGAAGAAACAAGAGTAACAACTCCCACTTCTAGAAGTGGTTCTGCTTCTATTGCAGATTTTGTTGGCTTTAATTTTGACTTACCAGAATTTAACACTCAAGTAAATCAAATAGATCCATCACCAGATAATATGGTGTCTATATTTGGTAGATTATCTTATGATTATTTAGGAAAGTATTTATTTGAAGCTTCTATTAGAAGAGATAAATCAGATAAATTTCCAATAGCAAATAAAGCGGGTACTTTTCCTGCATTTTCTGCAGGTTGGGTAGCTTCAAACGAAGATTTCTGGAATAGAGAATCTAAAATAGATTATTTAAAATTAAGAGCAAGTTGGGGGCAAAATGGAAGTAGAAGTAACTTAAATGGTAACTCAGATAAAACATATATTACCTCTATAATTAACGGACAAAATATTGATTATTTAGGAAATATAGGTGCTCAGATTACAGGATATTCAAACCTTAACTTAGTGTGGGAAACTTCTGAGCAGTTAGATTTAGGAGTAGATTTAAGAGCCTTAGATAACCGATTAACTTTTGCCGCAGACTATTACAAGAAAACAACTAGAGATGCTATTATTAACGACGGTTCTTTAATTACACCAGGTTCGGCAGGTTTTCTTTCTAATGAATTTAATTCTGGTACCATAGAAAATAAAGGTTTCGAATTTGAATTAGGCTATGGAGATACTACACAAAGTGGACTTAGCTACAACATTAATGCAAACTTATCTACTCTACAAAACAAAGTGACAGAGATTCTATTTGTACCAGAGGGGACTTCTCTTGCAGGTGCTGGGGCTCCTCAAAATCCTGATGGAATTACAAGGTTTACAGAAGGACAACCTTCTTGGTATTTCTATGGATACGAAACAGATGGAATTGACACTGCAACTGGTGAAGTTATAAAAGTAGATACCAATAAAGATGGAAGCATTACAAATGCTGATAAAACAAATATAGGATCACCGCATCCAGACGTTTTATTTGGTGGAAACATCAGTTTGGCGTATAAAGCGTTTGATTTTAACCTACAATTTCAAGGAACATTGGGTAATGATATTATTTCAACGTATCATCAACCGTCTAGACCAATTACAAACAAACCGGTACATTTCTTTAATGAAAGATGGACACAACCAGGTGACGTAGCTACCTACCCAGGAGCCGCTAATGTAATTGCTTCTTATGACACAGATTTAATGGTAGAAGATGGCTCTTTTATGAGAATTAAACAAATTCAATTTGGATATTCTTTGCCAGAAAATACTATTGAAAAAATGCATATTAACAACTTAAGGTTTTACGTTTCTCTAGATGACTTTTTCACCTTTACAGGTTACAAAGGCTTAGATCCAGAAATTGGAAATTTCAACTATAATTCTATTGGTGTAGATAGAGGTTTTTACCCTACGGCTGCAAAAGTAGTATTCGGACTCTCTCTAGACTTTTAA
- a CDS encoding TonB-dependent receptor, protein MNTTNLTLNEKGATLVKILNKIANVTHFNITYGDFIAKNNNQYSAVYKNKSLTLILEDLGKRAQFDFKVNGDEILIGKIKEAKQPQQKVTITGTIVDEIGEPLPGATILEKGTNNGVTTDFNGLFSLKVSTNNVVIVVSYLGFVTQEVPLNGKKEISVRLIMDSSSLDEVVIVGYGSVKKSDLTGSVSSINSEDLVAFPVMDATQALQGRAAGVTVQSTNGAPGSDYSIQIRGNTSINAGNDPLIVVDGFIGGVMPPAEDIEAMEILKDASSTAIYGARGANGVVIISTRRGAKGKTQFSFSSSYSTHEEINRLDLLNADQFTTFITELDPSFVPEFTGEGVDWQDKIYRTGGVQNYQLSASGGTEKINYYLSGSIFDQKGIVESSDFKRYSITSNLDLKVSESVKIGSSIFARRTNKNGVKSQEGGDAAQTGVISGAYKFSPTQGVTDENGDNSLSVIGYPIDNPYAMSTEYENEAITDLFQGNVYAEVGILKDLKLKSTLGVSINHSRTGAYYPTTLDRGNSVGGEATFSNRKSTSFINENYLTYHKVIGKNHDFSIMAGYSLQKDRSESSNVIASGFISDSFSFWNLGGGTNPSSVDSELSETAFEAFFGRINYTLNDKYLFTFTGRQEGASVFAANNKYGFFPSAAFGWKISDEKFLSESNTINLLKLRLSYGQVGNQAISPYQSLASFTDVFSTVQGSTVTAIRPSTISNNDLTWETTTQTNIGVDLQILRNRFGVTLDYYNMTTNDLLFDVPTPNYTGFLTQLQNIGTVENKGFEFAVNATILQGDLKWKTYANISFNKNKIIKLVDNDTDGNDIFYSSSPLSGAGTTQLLREGLSVGQFWGYLYDGVVQTADDVLVGGEEIGGEKFKDLNGDGALTDDDRAVIGDPHPDFSWGWNNDFNYKNFSLNVFVQGSKGGEILNYTLMELGALNGRTNVTTEALNRWSPTNTDTDIPEARVSRSFVTSDRWVDDASYIRVKNISLGYNFSEALLSKINLSSAKLYLSGQNLFTITDYKGIDPEVSYSNSSSNIGLDYGSYPSVKSYTLGLNIEF, encoded by the coding sequence ATGAATACAACAAATTTAACTCTAAATGAAAAAGGAGCTACACTTGTAAAAATTTTAAACAAAATTGCTAATGTAACCCATTTTAATATTACGTATGGTGATTTTATTGCCAAGAATAATAATCAATACAGTGCTGTTTATAAAAATAAATCATTGACTTTAATTTTAGAAGATTTAGGTAAACGTGCTCAGTTTGATTTTAAAGTAAATGGAGATGAAATTTTAATTGGTAAAATAAAAGAAGCTAAACAACCACAACAAAAAGTTACAATAACTGGTACTATTGTAGATGAAATAGGAGAACCTTTACCTGGAGCGACTATTCTAGAAAAAGGAACAAATAATGGAGTTACAACAGATTTTAATGGGCTATTTTCATTAAAAGTTTCTACTAATAATGTTGTAATTGTAGTTTCTTATTTAGGTTTTGTAACACAAGAAGTTCCGTTAAACGGAAAAAAAGAAATTTCTGTTCGTTTAATAATGGATTCATCTAGTTTAGATGAGGTTGTAATTGTAGGATACGGAAGTGTTAAGAAGAGTGATTTAACGGGTTCTGTTTCTTCTATTAATTCAGAAGATTTAGTAGCTTTTCCAGTGATGGATGCAACACAAGCTTTGCAGGGTAGAGCTGCAGGTGTAACGGTGCAATCTACAAACGGTGCGCCAGGTTCTGATTATAGCATTCAAATTAGAGGAAATACTTCTATAAATGCGGGTAATGATCCTTTAATTGTTGTGGATGGTTTTATTGGTGGTGTTATGCCTCCGGCGGAAGATATAGAAGCGATGGAGATTCTTAAAGATGCTTCTTCTACAGCAATTTATGGTGCAAGAGGTGCAAACGGAGTGGTGATAATTAGTACAAGAAGAGGAGCAAAGGGAAAAACACAATTTAGTTTTTCTTCTTCTTACTCAACGCATGAAGAGATCAATCGTTTAGATTTATTAAACGCAGATCAGTTTACAACTTTTATTACAGAATTAGATCCTAGTTTTGTACCCGAATTTACAGGAGAAGGAGTAGATTGGCAAGACAAAATCTATAGAACAGGTGGAGTTCAAAATTATCAACTATCTGCTTCTGGAGGAACAGAAAAAATAAATTATTATTTATCTGGTTCTATTTTTGACCAAAAAGGAATTGTAGAAAGTTCAGATTTTAAAAGATATTCTATTACTTCTAATTTAGATCTAAAAGTATCGGAATCTGTAAAAATAGGTTCAAGTATTTTTGCTCGTAGAACTAATAAAAACGGAGTTAAAAGTCAAGAAGGAGGAGACGCAGCGCAAACTGGTGTAATTTCTGGAGCGTATAAATTTTCTCCAACACAAGGAGTTACAGATGAAAATGGAGATAATTCTTTAAGCGTAATTGGGTATCCGATTGATAATCCTTATGCAATGTCTACTGAGTATGAAAATGAAGCGATAACCGATTTGTTTCAAGGAAATGTATATGCAGAAGTTGGAATTCTTAAAGATTTAAAATTAAAATCGACTTTAGGTGTTAGCATCAACCATTCAAGAACTGGTGCTTATTACCCAACAACTTTAGATAGAGGAAATAGTGTAGGCGGAGAGGCAACTTTTAGCAATAGAAAAAGCACAAGTTTTATCAACGAAAACTATTTAACGTATCATAAAGTTATTGGTAAAAACCATGATTTTTCAATAATGGCTGGTTATTCTTTACAAAAAGATAGGTCAGAATCGTCTAACGTTATTGCTTCTGGTTTTATTTCTGATTCTTTTTCTTTTTGGAATTTAGGTGGAGGAACAAATCCGTCTTCTGTAGATTCAGAATTATCAGAAACTGCTTTCGAAGCTTTTTTTGGTAGAATTAACTATACCCTTAATGATAAGTATTTATTTACGTTTACTGGGCGTCAAGAAGGGGCTTCTGTATTTGCAGCAAATAATAAATACGGCTTTTTTCCATCAGCAGCTTTTGGTTGGAAAATTTCTGATGAAAAGTTTTTATCAGAATCAAACACTATTAATTTATTAAAATTACGTTTAAGTTATGGTCAAGTTGGTAACCAGGCAATTAGTCCTTATCAATCTTTAGCATCATTTACAGATGTTTTTTCTACAGTACAAGGTAGTACAGTAACAGCGATAAGACCATCTACAATTTCTAATAACGATTTAACTTGGGAAACTACTACACAAACTAATATTGGTGTAGATCTTCAAATTTTAAGAAATAGGTTTGGTGTTACTTTAGATTATTATAATATGACAACAAATGATCTTTTGTTTGATGTACCAACGCCAAATTATACAGGTTTTTTAACTCAATTACAAAACATTGGTACCGTAGAAAATAAAGGATTTGAATTTGCTGTAAATGCAACTATTTTACAAGGAGATTTAAAATGGAAAACGTATGCTAATATTTCATTCAATAAAAATAAAATAATAAAATTGGTTGATAATGATACGGATGGAAACGATATTTTTTATTCATCATCGCCTTTATCAGGAGCAGGAACTACACAGTTATTAAGAGAAGGATTATCTGTTGGTCAATTCTGGGGGTATCTTTATGACGGAGTTGTACAAACTGCAGATGATGTACTTGTTGGAGGAGAAGAAATTGGAGGAGAAAAATTTAAAGATCTTAATGGAGATGGCGCTTTAACGGATGATGATAGAGCAGTAATTGGAGATCCACATCCAGATTTTAGTTGGGGTTGGAATAATGATTTTAATTATAAAAACTTCAGTCTTAATGTATTTGTCCAAGGTTCTAAAGGTGGAGAAATATTAAATTATACTTTAATGGAATTAGGTGCTTTAAACGGTAGAACAAATGTTACTACAGAAGCTCTTAATCGTTGGTCGCCTACAAATACAGATACAGATATTCCAGAAGCAAGAGTTAGTAGAAGTTTTGTAACTTCAGATAGATGGGTAGATGATGCAAGTTATATTAGAGTAAAAAATATTTCTTTAGGATATAATTTCTCAGAAGCATTGTTATCTAAAATTAATCTGTCTTCTGCTAAATTATATTTAAGTGGACAAAATTTATTTACAATTACAGATTATAAAGGGATAGATCCAGAAGTATCTTATAGCAACTCTAGTAGTAATATTGGGCTAGATTATGGTAGTTATCCAAGCGTTAAATCTTACACTTTAGGGTTAAACATAGAATTTTAG
- a CDS encoding RagB/SusD family nutrient uptake outer membrane protein, which yields MNNIIKLSALAVLTFMVSCVDLDETPEGSLTPEGFFNTVDDVYPMIDGTYGLMSSSSYYGAGLTVPLQLMSDMVDNGYEFGDYAEFSPFLVTPTNSYVNNIWASSYQTIATANTAIKGIGLLEDTSEADKNLVEGEARFVRAFLYYHLVRLYENIPYIDNPDIADPLSIKQSTKEEVYAKIIEDMTFAFDHLEMTSRGNVKSRPSKGTAATYLSSIYLTLGNWEKSYENVKWVIDNAGELNYALQDDFQNIFRNSEQWTSTEDIFTIDFTSNQTGQNPNPVTYENDNKVGPFTGVEGGVKPIRGWSMLVPHINVYNNWDVRDYRLKVSLADSLILNDGTDIVRPYTDFEIARPHIAKFNRFPGDGRTTAGWRSDLDFVAFRYAEVLLIAAESANELGLTTASVGFVNQIRKRARNAGTINFDGSGYGIYAPSSFPEDVDSGISTDNLRTTIIEERRVELAFEFKRWYDIVRLDLGDKVFNADGLEPHSNFNKFRYLLPIPQNEMNKNDNFVQNSGY from the coding sequence ATGAATAATATAATAAAATTATCTGCCTTAGCTGTTTTAACTTTTATGGTTAGTTGTGTAGATTTAGATGAAACTCCAGAAGGATCTTTAACTCCAGAAGGATTTTTTAATACAGTAGATGATGTGTATCCAATGATTGATGGTACTTATGGTTTAATGTCTTCTTCTAGTTATTACGGAGCCGGACTTACAGTTCCGTTACAATTAATGAGTGATATGGTAGATAATGGATATGAATTTGGTGATTATGCTGAGTTTAGTCCTTTTTTAGTAACACCTACAAATTCTTATGTAAACAATATTTGGGCCTCTTCTTACCAAACAATTGCAACCGCAAATACAGCAATAAAAGGTATTGGTCTTTTAGAAGATACAAGTGAGGCTGATAAAAATTTAGTAGAAGGAGAAGCAAGATTTGTTCGTGCATTTTTATACTATCATTTGGTAAGGCTTTATGAGAATATTCCTTATATCGATAATCCAGATATTGCAGATCCTTTAAGTATAAAACAATCTACAAAAGAAGAGGTTTATGCTAAAATTATTGAAGATATGACGTTTGCTTTTGATCATTTAGAAATGACTTCTAGAGGAAATGTAAAATCTAGACCTTCTAAAGGTACAGCTGCTACTTATTTATCTTCTATTTATTTGACTTTAGGAAATTGGGAAAAATCATACGAAAATGTGAAATGGGTAATTGATAATGCTGGCGAATTAAATTATGCTTTGCAAGACGATTTTCAAAATATATTTAGAAATAGCGAACAATGGACTTCTACAGAAGATATTTTTACAATAGATTTTACAAGTAATCAAACGGGGCAAAATCCAAATCCGGTTACTTATGAAAACGATAATAAAGTTGGTCCGTTTACTGGAGTAGAAGGCGGGGTAAAACCAATTAGAGGTTGGAGTATGTTAGTACCTCATATTAATGTTTACAATAATTGGGATGTTAGAGATTATCGATTAAAAGTAAGTTTAGCAGATTCTTTAATTTTAAATGATGGAACTGACATTGTTAGACCTTACACAGATTTCGAAATTGCAAGACCACACATTGCAAAATTTAATAGATTTCCGGGAGATGGTAGAACAACTGCTGGCTGGAGATCAGATTTAGATTTTGTTGCTTTTAGATATGCTGAGGTTTTATTAATTGCTGCAGAATCTGCTAATGAATTAGGTTTAACTACAGCATCTGTAGGATTTGTAAATCAGATTAGAAAGCGAGCAAGAAATGCTGGTACTATTAATTTTGATGGTAGTGGTTATGGAATTTATGCTCCTTCTAGTTTCCCTGAGGATGTTGATTCTGGTATAAGTACAGATAATTTAAGAACTACAATTATAGAAGAAAGACGTGTAGAACTTGCCTTTGAATTTAAAAGATGGTACGATATTGTTCGTTTAGATTTAGGTGATAAAGTTTTTAATGCTGATGGATTAGAACCTCATTCTAACTTTAATAAGTTTAGATATTTGTTACCGATTCCACAAAACGAGATGAATAAAAATGATAATTTTGTGCAAAATTCAGGTTATTAA